The Streptomyces taklimakanensis nucleotide sequence TCGGCCCGGAGAGGCTGAACGCCTCCAGGAACGCCTCGGCCGCCGTGGGCCTGGAGGCGGCGGTCCGCACCAGCCGGTCCACGTAGCGCACCAGCAGCCGGTCCACGGCCGAGGGACGAGGGCCGACCACGTCGGGGAACTGGACGTCCTGACCGACGGCCGTCATCCAGGCGCCGTTCACCGGCCGGGCGACGGCCCGCTGGGCGCGCCGCGCCGTCCCCGGGCGCAGGCCGTGGCGTCCGACGATCCGTCCGATGGCCACCGCCCCCTGCGCCAGCACCGACATGCCCTGCCCGTAGACGGGGTTGTACGCGGCCACCGCGTCGCCGAGGACGACGAACCCGTCGGGCCAGACCCGGAGCCGCTCGAAGTAGCGACGGCGGTTGGCGGTGCTGTGGGAGCCGTGGATCGGGGTCAGCGGTTCGGCGCCGTCGATCAGCTCGGCGACGACGGGACTGCGCAGGTTCCGCGCGAACTCGACGAACTCCCCCTCCTCGGTGGGCGGTTCGCCACCGCGGGTGCCGGAGATCGTCACCAGCCAGCGGTCGCCCTCGATGGGCAGCAACACCGCTCCCCGCCCCGGCTCGCCGTCCCGGGGGTCGGCCTGGATGGTGATGACGGGGAAGTCCTCGCCGGCGGTCGCCGGGGCTCGGAAGATCCGGGTGGCGTAGGCGAGTCCGGAGTCGACGGTCTCCTCGCGGACCGGCGGCAGGCCCAGCCCGGTCAGCCAGCGGTCGGCCCGGGAGGCGCGGCCACTGGCGTCGACGACGAGGTCGGCTTCCAGCACAAAGGTTTCTCCGGTCCGCTCGTCCCGGACCCGCACTCCCGTGATCCGCTCCGCGGTGCCCACCGGTCCGACGGCCCGCACCCCTTCGCGGAGTTCCACCCCGGGCACCCGCAGGACGCGCCGACGCACCGTGAAGTCCAGCAGGTCGCGGCTGCACGCGACCATGAACTGGCTCCCGGACCACCGCGGCAGCCACCCGTGCGCGGTCAGCAACACCAGCCCGTCGGGCAGTTCGACGCGCCGCGCCCCGGCCGCCAGCAGCGCCTCGGTCGTCCCGGGCAGCAGCTCCTCCACGGCCCGGGCGCCCCCCGACCACAGGAGGTGGGAGTGGCGGGCCTGCGGCACGCCCCTGCGGGGTCCGGGCCCCTCGGGCATGACGTCGCGTTCGACGATCGTGACCGTGTCCAGGTGCCGGGCGAGGGCCGCGGCGGCCAGGGTTCCGGCCAGACCGCCACCGAGCACCACGGCGTGTTGCGTCGGGCGCACCGATCCTCCTTCACTGCGTCCCCGGGCGGGGACCCGCGTCGACCCATCAGTCTCTCGCGGGGCGCGGGGAGTCGGGCGGCCGGGCCGCCCGGTCGAGGCCCTCCCCGCCGACGGCGGCATCGCCGTCGCGACGTTCGTGAGAGGCCCCGGGAGCCCCGTCGGCCTCGGCGGCACGGGGAACGTCGGCGCGGGCGACCGCCGCGGCCACCAGCGGCGAGGAGGCGAAGGCCCGGGAGACGCCGACGAGCCAGGCCAGCTCGCCGATGCCGTCGGTGCCGCCGCGCGGGCCCCCGTACGGAGCGTCGGCCGTCTCCTGGGGGAACCTGATGTCGGCGGCCTTGGCGGCGATGGCGGCCCTCAGCCGGGCGGCGTCGACGACCGCGTGGAGTTCGACGCCCTCCAGCCCGGCCTCCCGCGCCAGCCGCTCGGCGGCCTTGGCGACCTCGGGGTCGGTGTGGGAGCGCAGGGCGAGGCGGCCGTCGTTGATCTCGGCCAGCCGCCGCGTCAACCGCAGCTCGAAGTCCCACCAGGGCACGGGGGTCGACGGGACGATGGCCGGAGTGGCCCGCCGCAGCGCGTCCCACAACGGGTACAGGGCACGGTAGGCGCGCCGGCGCCCGGCCAGGTCGCCCAGCTGCGAGAGGTGGTCGCCCAGGACGGGCAGCGCGTAGCCGACGGCACTGACCACCAGGCCCACCATGGCCAGCGCCGGGGCGAGCGCGGAGTCCAGCTCGCTCCAGTCGACGCCGACCCACCGGGCCACCACGGCCACCAGCTTGGCGACGGAGAAGCCGAGCGCGCCCAGTGACCCCAGGGCGATCAGCCGCAGCCCGCGCCGCAGCCAGGGGCGCCCGGCCACCTTCGCCCAGCCCCAACAGGTGTGCACCAGCGCCGCCATGGCGACGAACAGCGCCAGCAGATACAGCACGACGAACTGGGCGATGTAGGGGGTGGTGGCGTAGTGGGTGTCGAAGTCCGCCAGCCGCTCGTCCGGCGCCTCGCCGACCGTGAACAGCGCGATCAACGCCACGACGACCGCCGCGTAGCCCAGCGTCCAGCGGCGCGCGACCGCCTTGGCCTCCTCGGCGGGCTGCCGCCAGTAGGCCAGCAACACGTGGCACGAGGCGCCGAGGGCGACGAGCAGGCAGTACACCAGGGGAGCCGAGAAGTTGGGTACGCCGGTGAGGTCGTTGACGCGGTCGATGACGGCGGGGGCGCCGAAGAGGACGCAGGCGGAGGCGAGGAAGAGGGTGGAGCAGATCGCCCGACGCATGGGGTTGCGCGGGGCGCGCCGCAGATCGCGCAGCTTGACCGCGAACGCCACCCAGCCGACCGCGGAGCAGAGGGCCTGGATCGCGCTCTGGTCGCTCACGGGTGTCTCACCGCGTCTTTCCTCGGGGGTCGGGTCCGTTGCCGAAGGAGTCCTCCAGCCGGTGGACGACCGCGGCGGCGGAGTCGGGCACCTCCCAGGTGCGTTCGGGCAGCCAGCGACTGACCTTGGCCAGCAGCATGGACGCGAAGAAGTCGGCCTCCTGCTCGGCCATGGCGTCGCAGTGGCTGCGTCGGGCGACGATGCGGGCGACGGTTCCGGCGTCGAGGGAGGGCAGGACGAGTCCGGGGGCGTCCTCGTCCGCGTCGGTGGCGGCGTGCTCCGCCTCCATGTGCCAGAACTCGTGGCAGGTGATGAGCAGCTGGTGCCAGGGGCTGGTGCGCTCCTCGCACAGGATGTAGTGGGCGGAGTCGGTGGCCACCCACAGTCCGCTGACGGTGTCGGGCGGGAAGGGCACGAGACGGTGGTGGACGTCCTTCCCCAGACGCTGCCGCATCCTGCCGCACAGCGCGGCGATGACCCGGTCCGGCTCGGCGGGGACCGGGAGTTCCAGGTCCCGCACCAGTGCCGCGCAACTACGGCGCATCGCCTTCAGGTCCATCGCATCAGCGCTCCACCGGTCGGTCGTCCGGCGGTAAGTCCCCCGGCGACGGGCCGCCCTGCGGCCGGGTACGGGACCTGGGCTCGCTCTCCAGGACGTGCTCGACGATCCTCGTCACGGCGGCGAGTCCTTCGGGGGACAGCTCCAGCGCGCGCAGCGCGAGCTTCCTGACGCCCAGGTTGTGGGCGACCTTGGCCAGTTCGAGCTCCGCGTCGGTCTGGGCGGCGGTCCGCTCGTCCAGGAAGTAGGAGGCCGGGACGCCGAAGAAGCGGGCCAGGGCGCCCAGCAACTCGGTCGAGGGGTTGCGCTTGGTGCCCTTGCGCAGGGCCGACAGGTAGGCGCCGCCCACCCGGATGCCCGGCTCCGCCCGCTTGATGGCGGTGGCGACCTCCTCGTTGGTGTACCGGCGGCCCTTGGGACCCTCCGGACGGATGGTGTCGAAGAGCCGGTCGAGATTCTCGGCCAGCGTCCGACGCCCACCGGGATCGGACACCGTATCCACCTCCACCTCGTCCGCCACGCCTGAACGGCCGGAATGCGTCACCGCATCATAACGCGCGGCACATGCCCGGGAGTTGACAGTGGGCCTGTTCGCAAGCCTAAACTCACTCATCGCATGCACTCAACTACTGGTTGAGTAGGGCAACGAGTAAGTCAACCGCAGGTTCACCGCCACCATCCGCACACCGGACCGACCGGAGGAGAAGGGGATCGATGAGTACTGCGCGAAGGACAGCCGAGGAGCACCTCTCGTCCCCCTCGTGCTGCCCGGAGGGCGGCCACCGACCCCCGACCGATGACCTCACCGGGTTGCTGGTGAGGAGGGCCTGGGAGATCAGGGCCTCCCAGGCCCTCGACCTCGCCCACCGGCGGCGCGAGCCCCTCGCGCTGCTGCTGGGCGATCTCGACCGCTTCAAGAGCGTCAACGACGCCTACGGTCACCTCGCCGGCGACGCCGTACTGCGCGGCGTCGCCGAGGTGCTGCGGCGTGTCGAGGGCGCGCTGTGCGGGCGTTACGGGGGCCACGCGGGCGACGAGTTCCTGGTGCTGCTGCCCGGGGCGGGCGTCGCGGCGGCGACGGAGACGGCCCGGCTGCTGCTGCGGGACGTGCGGGAGATGACCGTGACGGCCCCGGTCGATCGCGACACGACCGTGACCCTCACCGGACAGTCCGTCTCGCTCGGCCTCTGCGTCCGGCACCCGGGCGACCCGGCCCCCGGTGGGCTGTCGGACCTGCTGCTGGACTCCGACGTGGCGCTGCGCCAGGCCAAGCGCGCCGGGGGCGACCGGGTCCACCTGGCCGGCACCCCCGGCCCCGCGGTGACCGACGGGGGGCTCCCGGTCGTTCCCCGCCCCCCGCGCCGCGCCCGCCCCGGGGCACCGGGCGCCGACCGGCCGAGCTGGGTGCCGTACGGCGGGATGCACCGCGCGGTGCCCGCCGGCACCTGGTGGGACGCCGTCCGGATGCCGGGGCCGACCGGGCGCCGGGTGCTGGAGGCCCTGCTGCGGCAGGGCGGACGGCCCCCCGGGCCGGTCATAGCCGACCCCAGGGGCGGAGGGGACGACCTCGACGCGCGCACCGGGGCGGGGGCGAGGACGTGGCCGGAGGACCGGTCGCGGGTGTACTTCCTGATCCCGCCCCGGGCCGCCGACCACCGGGGGCTGCCGGGCGCCCACGTTCTGGGACGCGGCTCCTACGTCGTCGTGCCCGACGCGGCCTGCGTCCGGCCGCCGGGACTGCACTGGCTCGTGCCGCCGTCCCCCGGTCGCCGCCTGACCGGCGTCCGGGCGCTGCGGGAGGCGATGGCGGCCGTGCTGGGAGGCCGCGCCGAGGGGGGTGACGGGCCGCCCGGCGGCCCCCTCGGTACGTCCGGGCGCCACGGGAGCCGGTCGCACCGGACACCCGAGGACTCCGCCCCGACTTCCTGCGCCTCCTAGCCGCGGGGAGCCGGGGGGCCGGCTGCGGGCGACCGCCCGTCCCTCCCCCTCAACGGCCACACCCGCACTGTAGGGGGCGTCTCCCTTCGCCGTCCCCCCGTTCGCGCCGCTCCTTCGCACGCCGTCTCCCCCGTCGCCCGTCCCCACCGGTCCCGCCCGACGCCGATCACCCGGGGGCGACCGCGGGCCGGCCCGCCCGGAACGCCGCCTTGACCTCCTCCCAGCGCCGCGCCCGCTCCCCGGTCAGCCGGCCGCGCAGCTCGTCGAGCTTGAGCAGGTTGGCCTCCGCGCCGGTGGTCAGGGTGCGGGCCTCCGCCGTGTAGTGGTCGTCGATCAGCGCCTCCACCTCCTCGTCCGTCATCACCGGCACCAGGCGCGCGGCCAGCTTCGCCGTGTCGCGGTAGGAGCCCTGGAGGAGGAACGGCGGCTCGGTGCGGGCGTCGTCGTCCCGGGAGGCGGAGTCGATATAGGCGGCGTTGACCGCCAGCACCGTGCGCCGCACCCTCAGCAGCCCGCGCAGCACGCCCAGCACCTGCTCCAGCTCCGCCGGGGCGTAGGGGTGGACGAGCCGGTCGGCGCGGGCCGCTCCGTCCCCGGCGCCGTCGCGCGCCATCCGCACCAGCAGTTCGACGTCCGAGCGTTCGCGCGAGGCCAGGGGCGCCAGCACCGGGTTGGCGGTGAGGGCGTTCTCGACGTGGCTGAGCGCGAACAGCTCCGCGCGCCCGGCCGGCACGTCGCCCAGGTTCCACACGTCCGCCCGGTTGGCCAGCATGTCCGGGACGCGGAAACGGGCGCCGGACTCGGTGAAGGGGTTGCCCGTCATGCAGATCGCGAACCGCCTGCCGCGCAGGTCGTACGTGGCCGGGCGGCCGTCGGAGAACCGCACGCCGTCCAGGCGGCGCTGGGCGTCGCACAGCGGGATGAAGCGCTGGAGCAGTTCCGGCGAGGTGTGTTGGACGTCGTCGAGGTGGAGCAGGACGTCGTCGCCCGTCTCCAGCGCGAAGTTGATCTTCTCCACCTCGCGCCGCGCTCCGGCGTCCGGCGCCGCCGCCGGGTCCAGGGACGTGGTGCGGTGTCCCAGCGCCGGTCCATCGACGCGGACGAAGGTCAGACCGATGCGGGAGGCGACGTACTCCATCAGCGTCGTCTTGCCGTACCCGGGCGGCGACAGCAGCATCAGCAG carries:
- a CDS encoding NAD(P)/FAD-dependent oxidoreductase; translated protein: MRPTQHAVVLGGGLAGTLAAAALARHLDTVTIVERDVMPEGPGPRRGVPQARHSHLLWSGGARAVEELLPGTTEALLAAGARRVELPDGLVLLTAHGWLPRWSGSQFMVACSRDLLDFTVRRRVLRVPGVELREGVRAVGPVGTAERITGVRVRDERTGETFVLEADLVVDASGRASRADRWLTGLGLPPVREETVDSGLAYATRIFRAPATAGEDFPVITIQADPRDGEPGRGAVLLPIEGDRWLVTISGTRGGEPPTEEGEFVEFARNLRSPVVAELIDGAEPLTPIHGSHSTANRRRYFERLRVWPDGFVVLGDAVAAYNPVYGQGMSVLAQGAVAIGRIVGRHGLRPGTARRAQRAVARPVNGAWMTAVGQDVQFPDVVGPRPSAVDRLLVRYVDRLVRTAASRPTAAEAFLEAFSLSGPMTRMVGPKALLATLLGPTGPAPAAPTLTADEYARARGTGSAGSTV
- a CDS encoding MAB_1171c family putative transporter, producing the protein MSDQSAIQALCSAVGWVAFAVKLRDLRRAPRNPMRRAICSTLFLASACVLFGAPAVIDRVNDLTGVPNFSAPLVYCLLVALGASCHVLLAYWRQPAEEAKAVARRWTLGYAAVVVALIALFTVGEAPDERLADFDTHYATTPYIAQFVVLYLLALFVAMAALVHTCWGWAKVAGRPWLRRGLRLIALGSLGALGFSVAKLVAVVARWVGVDWSELDSALAPALAMVGLVVSAVGYALPVLGDHLSQLGDLAGRRRAYRALYPLWDALRRATPAIVPSTPVPWWDFELRLTRRLAEINDGRLALRSHTDPEVAKAAERLAREAGLEGVELHAVVDAARLRAAIAAKAADIRFPQETADAPYGGPRGGTDGIGELAWLVGVSRAFASSPLVAAAVARADVPRAAEADGAPGASHERRDGDAAVGGEGLDRAARPPDSPRPARD
- a CDS encoding helix-turn-helix domain-containing protein — translated: MSDPGGRRTLAENLDRLFDTIRPEGPKGRRYTNEEVATAIKRAEPGIRVGGAYLSALRKGTKRNPSTELLGALARFFGVPASYFLDERTAAQTDAELELAKVAHNLGVRKLALRALELSPEGLAAVTRIVEHVLESEPRSRTRPQGGPSPGDLPPDDRPVER
- a CDS encoding GGDEF domain-containing protein produces the protein MSTARRTAEEHLSSPSCCPEGGHRPPTDDLTGLLVRRAWEIRASQALDLAHRRREPLALLLGDLDRFKSVNDAYGHLAGDAVLRGVAEVLRRVEGALCGRYGGHAGDEFLVLLPGAGVAAATETARLLLRDVREMTVTAPVDRDTTVTLTGQSVSLGLCVRHPGDPAPGGLSDLLLDSDVALRQAKRAGGDRVHLAGTPGPAVTDGGLPVVPRPPRRARPGAPGADRPSWVPYGGMHRAVPAGTWWDAVRMPGPTGRRVLEALLRQGGRPPGPVIADPRGGGDDLDARTGAGARTWPEDRSRVYFLIPPRAADHRGLPGAHVLGRGSYVVVPDAACVRPPGLHWLVPPSPGRRLTGVRALREAMAAVLGGRAEGGDGPPGGPLGTSGRHGSRSHRTPEDSAPTSCAS